The sequence below is a genomic window from Vibrio spartinae.
GCCGGTCGGTATCCCGGTTGCTCACTTAAAAAATCAAAATTCAGTGGCGATGTCTTAAACGTAAATGCCGGTTGCCCTTCGCGATTCAAACGACCGATGGCAAAAACTTTGCCACCGATTTTCCACACATGGGAATGGTGCCACTGCACCACATGAGTTGTCGCAGGCAATGAACGACAGAACACATTGTACTCATCTAAATTCATTAAAATGATTCTCACTCTGAATCTCGTTATCCGCCTTTTAGAATCAGTAAAA
It includes:
- a CDS encoding MmcQ/YjbR family DNA-binding protein, which produces MNLDEYNVFCRSLPATTHVVQWHHSHVWKIGGKVFAIGRLNREGQPAFTFKTSPLNFDFLSEQPGYRPAPYFASRGMKWIQHDKSTADTDEALMYYLSESYRIVSLGLSRRTQRELGLNQPPLP